One region of Hymenobacter sediminicola genomic DNA includes:
- the hisF gene encoding imidazole glycerol phosphate synthase subunit HisF, producing MLTKRIIPCLDVKDGRTVKGVRFEGLRDAGDPVALAARYALEGADELVFLDITATNQKRTTLVALVRDVARELDIPFTVGGGIGTVSDVEALLMNGADKVSINSAALARPELIDELAARFGSQCIVVAADARYNDADGWQIYTRAGTHNTSRDAVQWCREAAERGAGEILLTSMSNDGTKDGFALDITGAVSRAVTIPVIASGGAGSKQDFTNVFQQAHADAGLAASIFHFGEIGIRELKEHLRHDGIAVRL from the coding sequence ATGCTAACCAAACGAATCATACCCTGCCTCGACGTGAAGGACGGGCGCACCGTGAAAGGGGTGCGCTTTGAGGGCCTGCGCGACGCCGGCGACCCGGTGGCCCTGGCTGCCCGCTACGCCCTCGAGGGGGCCGATGAGCTGGTGTTCCTCGATATCACCGCCACCAACCAGAAGCGTACCACGCTCGTGGCCCTGGTGCGTGACGTGGCCCGGGAGCTGGACATTCCGTTTACCGTGGGCGGTGGCATCGGCACTGTGTCCGATGTGGAGGCCCTGCTCATGAACGGGGCCGATAAAGTGAGCATCAACTCGGCCGCTTTGGCGCGTCCCGAGCTGATTGATGAGTTGGCCGCCCGCTTCGGCTCCCAGTGCATTGTGGTGGCCGCCGATGCTCGCTACAACGACGCCGACGGCTGGCAGATCTACACCCGGGCCGGCACCCACAACACCAGCCGCGACGCGGTGCAGTGGTGTCGGGAAGCCGCTGAGCGGGGCGCGGGCGAAATCCTGCTGACCTCCATGAGCAATGACGGCACCAAGGACGGCTTCGCGCTGGATATCACCGGGGCCGTGAGCCGGGCCGTGACCATCCCGGTCATTGCCAGCGGCGGCGCGGGCTCCAAGCAGGATTTTACCAACGTGTTCCAGCAGGCCCACGCCGATGCTGGCCTCGCCGCCAGCATCTTCCACTTCGGCGAAATCGGCATCCGCGAGCTAAAAGAACACCTGCGCCACGACGGCATTGCCGTGCGGCTGTAA
- the hisA gene encoding 1-(5-phosphoribosyl)-5-[(5-phosphoribosylamino)methylideneamino]imidazole-4-carboxamide isomerase, which produces MEIIPAIDLINGQCVRLTEGDFAQQTTYDADPLAVAQRFEAAGVKRLHLVDLDGARAKRPVNLPVLERIARHTSLHIDFGGGLQCEEAVRQAFDAGSRQITAGSIAVREPEIVHGWLRTFGADRIIIGADYRDNHISINAWAEQSERTLREFVEGYLASGATTFICTDVSKDGKLQGPSLATYTELREQLPAARLIASGGVTTIADVEALAAVGMHGAIIGKAIYEGTITLEQLQPWL; this is translated from the coding sequence ATGGAAATCATTCCCGCTATTGACCTCATCAACGGCCAGTGCGTGCGCCTGACGGAGGGCGACTTTGCCCAGCAGACCACTTACGACGCCGACCCGCTGGCCGTGGCCCAACGCTTCGAGGCCGCCGGCGTGAAGCGCCTGCATCTGGTGGACCTCGATGGTGCCCGAGCCAAGCGCCCCGTGAACCTGCCCGTGCTGGAGCGCATTGCCCGCCACACCAGCCTGCACATCGACTTTGGGGGCGGGCTGCAGTGTGAGGAAGCCGTGCGCCAGGCCTTCGACGCCGGGTCCCGGCAGATTACCGCCGGCAGCATTGCCGTGCGCGAGCCGGAAATCGTGCATGGCTGGCTCCGCACCTTCGGGGCCGACCGTATCATCATCGGGGCCGACTACCGCGACAACCACATTTCCATTAACGCCTGGGCCGAGCAGAGCGAGCGGACCCTGCGCGAGTTTGTGGAAGGCTACCTGGCCAGCGGGGCCACCACCTTCATCTGTACCGATGTGAGCAAGGACGGCAAGCTCCAGGGCCCGTCGCTGGCCACCTACACCGAGCTGCGCGAGCAGCTGCCCGCCGCCCGCCTCATTGCCAGCGGCGGCGTAACCACCATTGCCGACGTAGAGGCCCTGGCCGCCGTGGGCATGCACGGGGCCATCATCGGCAAAGCCATCTACGAAGGCACCATCACGCTGGAGCAGCTGCAGCCCTGGCTATGA
- the hisH gene encoding imidazole glycerol phosphate synthase subunit HisH — protein MKIAIIDYKGGNVQSVLFALERLGVQATLTADHDVIRRADKVLFPGEGEAASAMRELRAQGLHELLPTLTQPFLGICLGMQLLGRHTQEGGGTELLNILPFDVVHFPATPEHKVPHMGWNNLQTLRGPLFEGLSAEDYVYFVHSYYAPVGGYTIAEAAYPAPFSAAVQHENFYAVQFHTEKSGPVGTRILENFLKL, from the coding sequence ATGAAAATAGCTATCATTGATTACAAAGGCGGCAATGTGCAGTCGGTGTTATTTGCGCTGGAACGACTGGGCGTGCAGGCCACGCTCACGGCCGACCACGACGTGATTCGCCGCGCCGATAAGGTGCTGTTCCCGGGAGAAGGCGAGGCGGCTTCGGCTATGCGGGAGCTGCGGGCCCAGGGTCTGCACGAGCTGCTGCCCACGCTTACTCAACCGTTCCTGGGCATCTGCCTGGGCATGCAGCTGCTGGGCCGCCATACCCAGGAGGGCGGGGGTACCGAGCTGCTCAATATTCTACCCTTTGATGTGGTGCACTTTCCGGCCACGCCGGAGCACAAAGTGCCGCACATGGGCTGGAACAATCTGCAGACGTTGCGCGGTCCGCTGTTTGAGGGCCTCAGCGCCGAGGACTACGTGTACTTTGTGCACAGCTACTACGCTCCCGTGGGCGGGTATACTATTGCCGAGGCCGCGTATCCCGCGCCGTTCAGCGCCGCCGTGCAGCACGAGAACTTCTACGCCGTGCAGTTCCACACCGAAAAGAGCGGCCCCGTCGGCACCCGCATCCTGGAAAACTTTCTCAAGCTGTAA
- the hisB gene encoding bifunctional histidinol-phosphatase/imidazoleglycerol-phosphate dehydratase HisB: MKKVLFIDRDGTILIEPPTDFQVDALTREKFQFVPGAITGLARIARELDYELVLVSNQDGLGTASFPEDTFWPAHNMMLDVLRSEGVEFVREHIDRSFPQENLPTRKPGTGMLTQYLGEGSGYDLKNSFVIGDRLTDVELAQNLGCLSILLKPEGEGDERAALTTISWEKIYQFLRLPARTAVVQRDTNETKISIELNLDGNGRPEMHTGLGFFDHMLDQLSKHSGVDMRITVQGDLHIDEHHTIEDTAIALGEAFTQALGDKRGLARYGFLLPMDDVLAQAAIDFSGRPWIVWDAEFKREKVGDMPCEMFYHFFKSFSDAARCNLNIKAEGQNEHHKIEAIFKAVAKSIKIALVRDAGRMEIPSTKGIL, from the coding sequence ATGAAAAAAGTACTCTTCATTGACCGCGACGGCACTATCCTCATCGAGCCGCCGACGGATTTTCAGGTGGACGCGCTGACGCGGGAAAAATTTCAGTTTGTGCCCGGTGCCATCACCGGCTTGGCCCGCATTGCCCGCGAGCTGGATTACGAGCTGGTGCTGGTGAGCAACCAGGACGGCCTCGGCACCGCCAGCTTCCCGGAGGATACCTTCTGGCCGGCGCACAATATGATGCTCGACGTGCTGCGTTCGGAAGGAGTGGAGTTCGTGCGCGAGCACATCGACCGGAGCTTCCCCCAAGAGAACCTACCCACCCGTAAGCCCGGCACCGGCATGCTCACCCAGTACCTAGGCGAAGGCAGCGGTTACGACCTCAAAAACTCCTTCGTCATCGGCGACCGGCTGACCGACGTGGAGCTGGCCCAGAACCTGGGCTGCCTGTCTATCCTGCTGAAGCCGGAAGGGGAGGGCGACGAGCGCGCCGCGCTGACCACCATAAGCTGGGAAAAAATATACCAGTTTCTGCGGCTGCCCGCCCGCACCGCCGTGGTACAACGCGACACGAATGAAACCAAAATCAGCATCGAGCTGAACCTCGACGGCAACGGCCGCCCCGAGATGCACACCGGCCTGGGCTTCTTCGACCACATGCTCGACCAGCTCAGCAAGCACTCGGGCGTGGATATGCGCATCACGGTACAAGGTGATCTGCACATCGACGAGCATCACACCATCGAGGACACGGCCATTGCCCTTGGCGAAGCCTTCACCCAGGCCCTCGGCGACAAGCGCGGCCTGGCCCGCTACGGTTTCCTGCTGCCCATGGACGACGTGCTGGCCCAGGCCGCCATCGACTTCTCGGGCCGCCCCTGGATTGTGTGGGACGCCGAGTTTAAGCGTGAGAAAGTAGGGGATATGCCCTGCGAAATGTTTTACCATTTCTTCAAGAGCTTCTCCGATGCCGCCCGCTGCAACCTCAACATCAAAGCCGAGGGCCAGAACGAGCACCACAAGATCGAAGCCATTTTCAAGGCCGTAGCCAAGTCCATCAAAATAGCCCTGGTGCGCGACGCCGGCCGCATGGAAATCCCCAGCACCAAAGGCATTCTGTAG
- the hisC gene encoding histidinol-phosphate transaminase: MFNLDSLVRPNLRDMKPYSSARDEFQGEAQVMLDANENSLGSAGPDQFNRYPDPQQRAVKAELAQLKGVESAQIFLGNGSDEAIDLLVRLTCVPGQDSLLILPPTYGMYEVAANLNDVRVERLQLTHDFQLSPEIVAGVLVSDAKLVWLCSPNNPTGNLLHAGYMEEVLRGFRGLVVVDEAYADFAAAPSWTTRLAEFPNLVVLQTFSKAWGLAGLRLGMAFASPEIIGYLNKIKPPYNVSEATQRFALQALRDADRFEALRQLLLVGRDWLAERLPALPIVAEVFPSDANFLLVRFHPDATAVYDFLVARGIIVRNRTTQPGCAGTLRLTVGKPAENEQLLQALREFQGQYI; the protein is encoded by the coding sequence ATGTTCAATCTTGATAGCCTCGTACGCCCTAATCTGCGGGATATGAAGCCCTACTCATCGGCCCGCGACGAATTTCAGGGCGAGGCCCAGGTGATGCTCGATGCCAACGAGAACAGCCTCGGCAGCGCCGGTCCCGATCAGTTCAACCGCTACCCCGACCCACAGCAGCGCGCCGTAAAGGCCGAGCTGGCCCAGCTCAAAGGCGTGGAGTCAGCCCAGATTTTCCTCGGCAACGGCTCCGATGAGGCCATCGATCTGCTGGTGCGCCTCACCTGCGTGCCCGGGCAGGACAGCCTGCTGATCCTGCCGCCCACCTACGGCATGTACGAGGTGGCCGCCAACCTGAATGATGTGCGTGTAGAGCGCCTGCAGCTGACGCACGATTTCCAGCTTTCGCCCGAAATCGTGGCTGGTGTACTGGTTTCGGATGCGAAACTGGTGTGGCTCTGCTCGCCCAACAACCCTACCGGCAACCTGCTCCACGCCGGGTACATGGAGGAAGTTCTGCGCGGTTTCCGCGGGCTGGTGGTGGTAGATGAGGCCTACGCCGATTTCGCCGCTGCTCCCAGCTGGACCACCCGTCTGGCTGAGTTTCCCAACCTGGTGGTGCTGCAAACCTTCTCCAAAGCCTGGGGCCTGGCTGGTCTGCGTCTGGGTATGGCCTTCGCCTCGCCGGAAATCATCGGCTACCTCAACAAAATCAAGCCGCCCTACAACGTATCGGAAGCTACGCAGCGCTTCGCCCTGCAGGCCCTGCGCGACGCCGACCGGTTTGAGGCGCTACGCCAGCTGCTGCTGGTGGGCCGCGACTGGCTGGCCGAGCGTCTGCCTGCGCTGCCTATCGTGGCGGAGGTGTTCCCTTCAGATGCCAACTTCCTGCTGGTGCGCTTCCACCCCGACGCCACGGCCGTGTACGATTTCCTGGTCGCCCGGGGCATCATCGTGCGTAACCGCACCACCCAGCCCGGCTGCGCCGGCACGCTCCGCCTCACCGTGGGCAAGCCCGCCGAGAATGAGCAACTGCTCCAGGCCCTGCGGGAGTTTCAGGGACAGTATATATAA
- the hisD gene encoding histidinol dehydrogenase → MNIFQYPVQAEWAVLQQRAAQQQIQDVEQRVQQIFEDVRQRGDAALLDYARQFDGADLSAGLRVGPEELAAAAAQVPAELQTAIRQAHANILRFHKAQIPQEERVETMPGVTCWRRAVPVQRVGLYIPGGTAPLFSTLLMLGVPARLAGCPEIVLCTPPQKDGSVNPIILFTAQLLGITTIVKAGGAQAVAALSGGTDSVPAVDKIFGPGNRYVTAAKQLATRYGVAIDMPAGPSEVLVIADESATPAFVAADLLSQAEHGPDSQVILLSDSLSMLEQTKAEVERQLRELPRAEVAAQALTESRAILLRTPEEMLYFSNQYAPEHLILAVRNPEQLAEGVTNAGSVFLGHLTPEAVGDYASGTNHTLPTNGYARNYSGVSLDSFLKKITFQRLTPEGLLNVGPVVETMAEAEGLRAHARAVTLRLEVLAGGEE, encoded by the coding sequence ATGAACATCTTCCAATATCCCGTACAAGCCGAGTGGGCGGTGCTGCAGCAGCGGGCGGCCCAGCAGCAAATCCAGGACGTGGAGCAGCGTGTGCAGCAGATTTTTGAGGATGTGCGCCAACGTGGCGACGCGGCCCTGCTCGACTACGCCCGCCAGTTCGATGGGGCCGACCTCTCGGCCGGCCTGCGCGTGGGGCCCGAGGAACTGGCCGCCGCCGCGGCCCAGGTGCCGGCCGAGCTGCAAACGGCCATCCGGCAGGCGCACGCTAATATTCTGCGCTTCCATAAGGCGCAAATACCGCAAGAGGAACGTGTGGAAACCATGCCGGGCGTCACGTGCTGGCGGCGGGCGGTGCCCGTACAGCGCGTTGGCCTCTACATTCCGGGCGGCACGGCGCCGCTGTTCAGCACCCTGCTGATGCTGGGCGTACCAGCCCGCCTGGCTGGTTGCCCCGAAATCGTGCTCTGCACTCCGCCCCAGAAGGACGGGTCGGTGAACCCCATTATCCTGTTCACGGCCCAGTTGCTGGGCATCACCACCATTGTAAAAGCCGGCGGGGCCCAGGCCGTGGCCGCCTTGAGCGGTGGTACCGATTCGGTGCCGGCCGTGGACAAGATTTTCGGTCCCGGCAACCGCTACGTGACGGCCGCCAAGCAGTTGGCCACCCGCTACGGCGTGGCTATCGACATGCCGGCCGGCCCCTCGGAGGTATTGGTTATCGCCGACGAATCGGCCACGCCGGCCTTCGTGGCTGCCGACCTGCTCAGCCAGGCCGAGCACGGCCCCGACTCGCAGGTGATTCTACTGTCGGACTCGCTGTCGATGCTGGAGCAAACCAAAGCCGAGGTGGAGCGCCAGCTGCGGGAGCTGCCCCGGGCGGAAGTAGCGGCCCAGGCTCTTACCGAAAGCCGCGCCATTCTGCTGCGCACGCCCGAGGAAATGCTCTACTTCTCGAACCAGTATGCGCCCGAGCACCTGATTCTGGCCGTGCGCAACCCCGAGCAGCTGGCAGAAGGCGTCACCAACGCCGGCTCCGTGTTCCTGGGCCACCTCACCCCGGAAGCTGTGGGCGACTACGCCTCGGGTACCAACCACACGCTGCCCACCAACGGCTACGCCCGCAACTACAGCGGCGTGTCGCTGGATTCGTTCCTGAAGAAAATCACCTTCCAGCGCCTCACCCCCGAAGGCCTGCTGAACGTGGGCCCCGTGGTAGAAACTATGGCCGAAGCCGAAGGACTCCGCGCCCACGCCCGCGCCGTCACCCTCCGCCTGGAAGTCCTGGCCGGCGGGGAGGAATAA
- the hisG gene encoding ATP phosphoribosyltransferase produces the protein MLRLAIQKSGRLSEDSLNLIRECGISFLSASYKLKTEATNFPLEILYLRDDDIPGYVQDGVADLGIVGQNVLVEAGFPQLQVEGLGFSKCRLSLAVPRAAAYNSTEDLQGVNIATSYPQILGAYLTERGVKANLHTISGSVEIAPSIGLAEAICDIVSSGSTLLGNGLREVETVFRSEAVLIANQNLSAEKRELLEQLQFRMQAVRRARRNKYILLNAPVASLDAVKALLPGIKSPTVTPLAEEGWVSVQSVVNEDDFWHITSQLKAVGAEGILVLPIEKMIS, from the coding sequence ATGCTCCGTCTGGCCATCCAGAAATCGGGCCGCTTAAGCGAAGATTCCCTGAACTTGATTCGGGAATGCGGCATCAGCTTCCTCTCGGCTTCCTATAAGCTCAAAACCGAAGCCACCAACTTTCCTCTCGAAATCCTCTATTTGCGCGACGACGATATTCCCGGCTATGTGCAGGACGGCGTTGCCGATCTGGGCATTGTGGGCCAGAACGTGCTGGTAGAAGCTGGTTTTCCCCAATTGCAAGTAGAGGGCCTAGGTTTCAGCAAGTGCCGCCTGAGTCTGGCCGTGCCCCGCGCTGCCGCCTACAACTCTACCGAGGATTTGCAGGGCGTGAACATTGCCACTTCGTATCCGCAGATTCTGGGGGCCTACCTCACGGAGCGCGGCGTGAAAGCCAACCTGCACACCATCAGCGGCTCGGTGGAAATTGCCCCCAGCATCGGGCTGGCCGAGGCCATCTGCGACATCGTGAGCAGCGGCTCCACACTGCTAGGCAATGGCCTGCGGGAGGTTGAAACCGTGTTCCGCTCAGAAGCCGTGCTCATTGCCAACCAGAATCTAAGCGCCGAGAAGCGGGAGCTACTGGAGCAGCTGCAGTTCCGGATGCAGGCCGTACGACGCGCCCGCCGCAACAAGTACATCCTGCTAAACGCCCCTGTGGCCTCGCTCGATGCGGTGAAGGCACTGCTGCCCGGTATTAAATCTCCCACGGTGACACCCTTAGCCGAGGAAGGCTGGGTCTCGGTGCAGTCAGTGGTGAACGAGGACGACTTCTGGCACATCACCAGCCAGCTTAAAGCCGTGGGCGCTGAAGGCATTCTGGTATTGCCGATTGAGAAAATGATTAGTTGA
- a CDS encoding DUF2911 domain-containing protein: MRLFVRPLTIALASGVLLSLLSGPAAYAQTSSSPMPATAAASLLPLPQASPHVVLNHTIGLSEVTVDYHAPSVRNRAIWEGLVPYNQIWRAGANENTVITFADTVRVNGKTLPAGQYSFYVFPRSDQDWDMVFNRVTTHWGTEKYDEKDDVLRVPVVPEATEFHETLLYWFSDVKPGSAHLNLSWEKKTVSLFIDTNVQARVVAGIEKAVAQRPGDWQLLAQAADYLVQNNLNAERALYFINESIRLRDVYTNNWIKARLLASKLDYDTAIVYGRKAIKLGDKDDEAFRAQLPSMRVSLIEWQGKAY; the protein is encoded by the coding sequence ATGCGTTTGTTTGTTCGTCCGCTTACCATTGCCTTGGCATCCGGTGTATTGTTGAGCCTGTTGTCAGGCCCGGCTGCTTATGCCCAAACGTCCAGTTCTCCTATGCCCGCAACGGCTGCCGCGTCGCTGTTGCCACTGCCACAGGCCAGCCCCCACGTTGTGCTCAACCACACCATCGGGCTGTCGGAAGTGACAGTTGACTACCACGCCCCGAGCGTGCGCAACCGGGCTATCTGGGAAGGCCTAGTACCCTACAACCAGATATGGCGGGCTGGTGCAAACGAAAACACGGTTATCACGTTTGCGGACACGGTGCGCGTCAATGGCAAAACGCTGCCCGCAGGCCAGTACTCCTTTTATGTTTTCCCGCGCTCCGACCAGGACTGGGACATGGTCTTTAACCGGGTAACGACGCACTGGGGGACAGAGAAGTACGACGAGAAGGACGACGTACTGCGCGTTCCGGTAGTGCCGGAAGCCACGGAATTTCACGAAACATTGCTGTACTGGTTTTCGGATGTAAAGCCAGGCAGCGCCCATCTAAACCTGAGCTGGGAAAAGAAAACCGTTAGTCTCTTTATCGACACTAATGTACAGGCGCGCGTAGTGGCAGGTATTGAGAAAGCCGTGGCTCAGCGCCCCGGCGACTGGCAGCTTCTGGCACAGGCCGCCGACTACCTGGTGCAGAACAACCTCAATGCTGAGCGGGCCTTGTACTTCATCAACGAATCCATCCGCCTGCGCGACGTGTATACCAACAATTGGATAAAGGCTCGCCTGCTGGCTTCTAAGCTCGATTATGACACAGCCATCGTCTATGGGCGCAAAGCCATTAAGCTCGGCGACAAGGACGATGAAGCCTTCCGGGCGCAGTTGCCTTCCATGCGGGTTTCGCTTATAGAATGGCAGGGAAAAGCATATTGA
- a CDS encoding TonB-dependent receptor encodes MPHLSSQASHLPLVVRLAVLSLLPTAALTLAPLLAAAQQTDRITISGTVRDAAGQPLEQVGVGVEGQTGGTVTDAKGRFSLQVARTGQQAVLVVRSLRYRPLRVPVSLTEDRRDLTLALQADSRTLGNVTVRGRSDEADTREQVSMIKLDPRTAKVLPSPFGDFNAILKTLPGVQSTNELTSTYSVRGGNYDENLVYVNGIEIYRPFLISAAQQEGLSFVNPDLVNKVEFSTGGWQPKYGDKLSSVLSIEYKQPTKFAASATGSLVGGAVHVEAASPNKRLSYLAGIRYKNATYVLSSLRQQQGGYNPTFYDGQAYINANLGPKGNEDRTSLGLLTTFAHNDYRFTPETGQSTFSTATNQVTRLFIVYEGRERMQYDMAQGGLNLKHNFSSRFQTELLGGLVYSRELEYRDVEAKYSLADINRDPSSKDFNQAVRQRSVGSRFDHSRNNLEARIATAEARARWTPGNRHTVRFGVKTGRERIEDVLNEYSFADSADYVPDARRSRLTSDLDLQSTRTQGYAQHTVELDSMRTFTYGVRAHYWSVNKQLVVSPRLQYSFIPRRHTNHSYKVAAGMYYQPPFYRELRDQQGSRATPGSPLLVEASLNPELRAQRSLHFIAGNEIRFEKYGRPFRFTGEAYFKYLTDVVPYDIDNVRLRYFAKNLATAYSAGVDARVGGEFVNGAESWFTLGVLTTRENLQGDSLNLYNATGDTIGRQAKGYIRRPQDQRVNLSIFFQDHLPNNPSVRGYVNSVFGTGLPFSPPNNEQERGTTELTRAYWRVDLGFSKVLALNTEPNRRVGKLESLWLGLEVLNVLGRNNVAGYSYIQDLNGRTYAVPNYLSQRLVNLRVIARF; translated from the coding sequence ATGCCGCACCTTTCCTCCCAGGCCAGCCATTTGCCGCTGGTCGTGCGCCTGGCAGTGCTTAGTCTGTTGCCGACTGCTGCCCTGACGCTGGCGCCGTTGCTGGCCGCCGCCCAGCAAACCGACCGGATAACCATCAGCGGGACCGTGCGCGATGCGGCGGGCCAGCCGCTGGAACAAGTGGGCGTGGGCGTGGAAGGCCAGACAGGCGGCACCGTCACGGATGCTAAAGGTCGCTTTTCGCTGCAGGTAGCGCGCACCGGCCAGCAGGCGGTGCTGGTGGTGCGCAGCCTGCGCTACCGGCCGTTGCGCGTACCCGTCAGCCTAACCGAAGACCGCCGCGACTTAACACTGGCGCTACAGGCAGACTCCCGCACGCTGGGCAATGTAACCGTGCGGGGCCGTTCCGACGAGGCTGATACCCGCGAACAGGTGAGCATGATCAAGCTGGACCCGCGCACGGCCAAGGTGCTGCCTTCGCCATTCGGCGACTTCAACGCTATTCTGAAAACGCTGCCCGGCGTGCAGTCGACGAATGAACTGACGAGTACTTATTCGGTGCGCGGCGGCAACTACGACGAAAATCTGGTCTACGTCAACGGTATCGAAATCTACCGGCCGTTTCTGATATCGGCGGCCCAGCAGGAAGGCCTGAGCTTCGTGAACCCAGACCTGGTAAATAAGGTGGAGTTTTCGACTGGCGGCTGGCAGCCCAAGTACGGCGACAAGCTGTCGTCGGTGCTAAGCATTGAGTACAAGCAGCCGACGAAATTCGCGGCATCCGCTACGGGGAGCCTGGTAGGCGGGGCCGTGCACGTGGAGGCGGCTTCGCCCAACAAGCGGCTGAGCTACCTGGCTGGTATCCGCTATAAGAATGCCACCTACGTACTGAGCTCGTTGCGCCAGCAGCAGGGCGGCTACAACCCCACGTTCTACGACGGGCAGGCGTACATCAATGCCAACCTTGGTCCGAAAGGCAACGAGGACCGCACCTCGCTGGGGTTGCTGACCACCTTCGCGCACAACGACTACCGCTTTACGCCCGAAACTGGCCAGAGCACTTTCAGCACGGCTACTAACCAGGTGACGCGCCTGTTTATCGTGTATGAGGGCCGGGAGCGAATGCAGTACGATATGGCCCAGGGAGGCCTGAATCTGAAGCACAACTTTTCGTCGCGGTTTCAGACCGAGCTGCTGGGGGGGCTGGTGTACTCGCGCGAGCTGGAATACCGTGACGTGGAAGCCAAGTACAGCCTGGCCGATATCAACCGCGACCCAAGCTCGAAGGATTTCAACCAGGCTGTGCGCCAGCGCAGCGTCGGTTCGCGCTTCGACCACTCGCGCAACAACCTGGAGGCCCGCATTGCTACGGCTGAGGCCCGCGCCCGTTGGACACCGGGCAACCGCCATACCGTCCGTTTTGGCGTAAAAACAGGACGTGAGCGGATTGAGGACGTGCTCAACGAGTACAGTTTCGCCGACTCGGCCGACTACGTGCCCGATGCCCGGCGGAGTCGCCTCACGTCAGACCTCGACTTGCAGAGCACCCGCACCCAGGGTTACGCGCAGCACACCGTGGAGTTGGATTCGATGCGCACCTTCACGTATGGGGTGCGGGCCCACTATTGGTCCGTGAACAAGCAGCTGGTGGTGAGCCCGCGGCTGCAATACTCCTTTATTCCGCGCCGCCACACCAATCACTCCTATAAGGTAGCGGCTGGCATGTATTACCAGCCGCCGTTTTACCGTGAACTGCGCGACCAGCAAGGCAGCCGCGCTACGCCGGGCAGTCCGCTACTCGTGGAAGCCAGCCTGAATCCGGAACTGCGGGCCCAACGCTCCCTGCACTTTATTGCCGGCAACGAAATTCGGTTTGAGAAGTACGGCCGGCCGTTCCGCTTTACCGGCGAAGCCTACTTTAAGTATCTCACTGATGTCGTTCCTTATGATATCGACAACGTGCGGCTGCGGTATTTTGCCAAGAACCTAGCCACGGCCTACTCTGCCGGCGTAGATGCGCGGGTGGGGGGCGAGTTCGTAAACGGGGCTGAGTCGTGGTTTACGCTGGGCGTACTGACGACGCGCGAAAACCTGCAGGGCGATTCGCTCAACCTCTATAATGCTACCGGCGACACCATTGGGCGGCAAGCCAAGGGCTACATCCGCCGTCCGCAAGATCAGCGCGTAAACCTGAGTATCTTCTTTCAGGATCATCTACCCAACAACCCATCGGTGCGCGGGTATGTAAACTCGGTATTCGGAACCGGGCTGCCGTTTAGTCCGCCGAACAATGAGCAGGAGCGGGGCACCACCGAACTCACCCGAGCCTACTGGCGCGTTGATCTGGGCTTTTCCAAGGTGCTGGCTTTGAATACAGAACCTAACCGCCGCGTGGGAAAACTGGAAAGCCTGTGGCTGGGCCTGGAAGTGTTGAACGTGCTGGGCCGCAACAACGTGGCCGGCTACAGCTACATCCAGGACCTGAACGGCCGCACCTATGCTGTGCCCAACTACCTGTCCCAGCGTCTGGTGAATCTACGGGTTATTGCGCGGTTTTAG